A window from Salvelinus fontinalis isolate EN_2023a chromosome 8, ASM2944872v1, whole genome shotgun sequence encodes these proteins:
- the LOC129860951 gene encoding protein RCC2 homolog — protein MPRKKVTEVSGNGGIKRKRAGGKKKEREFSSDDEFDDYEEQENTKKPGKPAAKSGLQPVTVPDDIKEKIKLDLPKVKGQLLIFGATNWDLIGRKEVPKAQAAFRNLGQNLWGPHRYGCLNDVQVSSVVSGPCAAHSLLITTEGKLWSWGRNEKGQLGHGDTKRLEAPKLIEALADEVVVAAACGRNHTLALTEGGTAYSFGENKLGQLGQGNQTDAVLSPAPIQYNGQPLVKVACGAEFSMVVDCKGNLYSFGCPEYGQLGHNSDGKFIARAQRIEFDCETIARRVTIFIEKSKDGQVTPVPNVVVRDVACGGNHTLILDSQKRVFSWGFGGYGRLGHTEQKDEMVPRLVKLFDFPGRGASQIYTGYQCSFAVNEMGGLFFWGVTNTSRESTMYPKAVQDLCGWKVRSLACGKSSIVIAADDSTISWGPSPTFGELGYGDNKAKSSTTAQEVKSLDGVYAEQVVMGYAHSLVIARQDTPQEQEKLKKLPEYNPRTL, from the exons ATGCCACGCAAGAAGGTAACTGAAGTCTCTGGAAATGGTGGGATCAAGAGGAAGAGGGCAGGAGGCAAAAAGAAGGAAAGGGAGTTCAGCAGTGATGATGAGTTTGATGATTATGAAGAGCAGGAGAACACAAAGAAACCTGGCAAGCCTGCTGCAAAGTCAGGCCTTCAACCAGTCACTGTGCCTGACGACATCAAAGAAAAAATA AAACTTGACTTACCTAAAGTCAAAGGTCAACTACTCATTTTCGGAGCCACCAACTGGGATCTCATTGGAAGGAAAGAGGTTCCGAAAGCACAAG CGGCCTTCAGGAACCTAGGCCAGAACCTGTGGGGTCCTCACCGTTACGGCTGCCTGAATGACGTGCAAGTCAGCAGTGTGGTGTCTGGGCCCTGTGCTGCCCACAGCCTCCTCATCACCACAGAGGGAAAGCTCTGGAGCTGGG GTCGAAATGAAAAGGGTCAGCTGGGTCACGGGGACACTAAGCGCCTAGAGGCCCCAAAGCTGATTGAGGCCCTCGCAGACGAGGTGGTGGTGGCTGCAGCCTGTGGACGCAACCACACCCTGGCATTGACTGAGGGTGGCACCGCCTACTCTTTTGGCGAGAACAAACTGGGTCAGCTGGGCCAGGGGAACCAAACTGATGCAGTCCTCAGTCCAGCCCCG ATCCAGTACAACGGGCAGCCTTTGGTCAAGGTGGCGTGTGGGGCAGAGTTCAGCATGGTGGTGGACTGCAAAGGGAACCTTTACTCGTTCGGATGCCCAGAGTATGGCCAGCTAG GACACAACTCTGATGGAAAGTTCATTGCCCGCGCCCAGCGCATTGAGTTTGACTGTGAGACCATTGCACGTCGCGTGACCATCTTCATCGAGAAGAGTAAGGATGGCCAGGTGACGCCCGTACCCAACGTGGTGGTTCGAGATGTCGCCTGCGGAGGCAATCACACG CTGATATTGGATTCCCAGAAGCGGGTGTTTTCCTGGGGCTTTGGTGGCTATGGGCGGCTGGGTCACACAGAGCAGAAGGATGAGATGGTGCCAAGACTGGTGAAGCTCTTTGACTTCCCCGGGCGCGGGGCATCCCAAATCTACACTGGCTACCAGTGCTCCTTCGCTGTCAATGAAATGG GGGGGCTGTTTTTCTGGGGGGTCACAAATACCTCGCGGGAATCTACCATGTACCCCAAGGCCGTGCAGGACCTGTGTGGCTGGAAGGTCCGCAGTCTGGCCTGCGGGAAAAGCAGTATCGTTATCGCTGCAGACGACAGCACCATCAGTTGGGGACCCTCTCCTACCTTTGGCGAGCTG GGTTACGGTGACAACAAGGCCAAGTCCTCCACTACTGCTCAGGAGGTTAAGAGCCTGGATGGCGTTTACGCTGAACAG GTGGTGATGGGATATGCACACTCCCTGGTCATCGCCAGACAGGACACTCCACAGGAACAAGAGAAGCTCAAGAAGCTGCCAGAGTACAACCCACGCACACTCTAA